The following nucleotide sequence is from Borrelia coriaceae.
TGTGTAAACGAGGGATTAGACGCAGAGTAGTAGTAGTACTTACTCAAGTCTTGGTAGATAAGGAAGATGAAGGTTTTAAAAGTCCTAGCAAACCTATTGGACCATTTTATAGTAAGATTAGAGCGGAGGAGCTTGAGAGTAAGGGATATGTTTTAATAGAAGATAGTGGAAGAGGGTATAGGCGAGTTGTGGCATCACCCAGACCAATTGAGATTATAGAAATTGAAGAGATAGGTGAGTTGATAGACAAAGGCTGTATAGTTATTGCATGTGGAGGGGGTGGTATACCTGTTATAAGAGATGAGGAAGGAATCATTAAGGGAGTAAGTGGAGTAATTGATAAAGATTTTGCATCATCTAAATTAGGACAGGATATAGGAGCAGATAAGTTATTGATCATTACTGCTGTTGATCAGGTCGCATTAAATTTTAGAAAGGTAGATGAAATTTTACTTCATAAGGTAAGTATTGTTGATTTAGAGAGATATATGGGAGAAGGACATTTTGCATCAGGGTCCATGTTGCCTAAAGTAGAGGCAAGTGCTGCATTTGTAAAGTCCAGAGAAAATAGGGCAGCAATTATTACATCACTGAATAAAGTTATTGAAGGAATACATGGTGTAGGAGGCACAATAATAACTAGTGAGGGAATGTAGGAGCTATTATTATA
It contains:
- the arcC gene encoding carbamate kinase, producing MSKRIVVSLGGNALEDGGGTFCEQLAKIESSVCGIVDLIEYGYEVVISHGNGPQVGRILLENEMCKETPLAPLDVCVGMSQGMIGYYIEQSLRNEMCKRGIRRRVVVVLTQVLVDKEDEGFKSPSKPIGPFYSKIRAEELESKGYVLIEDSGRGYRRVVASPRPIEIIEIEEIGELIDKGCIVIACGGGGIPVIRDEEGIIKGVSGVIDKDFASSKLGQDIGADKLLIITAVDQVALNFRKVDEILLHKVSIVDLERYMGEGHFASGSMLPKVEASAAFVKSRENRAAIITSLNKVIEGIHGVGGTIITSEGM